The Echinimonas agarilytica genomic sequence GTCGTTGGCTTACTGTGCAGTTTCCTGAGCGTATCGAATCGGCCAATATGCGCGAGCAAAAGCGTATTCATGTGCAGTTTGGTTGTTATATTGAATGGGGCGACCATAAAGAAAAATTGTCATTGGGTACCATTATCGACTTATCGACCAAAGGTTGCCGCATTGAAACCAAGGTTGACCGTCCCATACCGGAAAGCAGCAACATTCGTATTCGCTTCAAAGATGAGTATTCTCATTTGACGTTACCGGGGGCAGTCCGAAACTCTTCAGTGGATGCATCTGGACAAATTGTTCATGGTGTACAGCTGACCGAGCTAAGCTCTACCGAACGTAGCCACTTGTCTGAACTCATGTTGGCAAATTACTAATTGGCCTGAGCGAAGATGCAGGTTTCGCCTGACTTGTAATTTGTCGTAATACACTTCTTGCCTTCAGATCTCTAACCTCTAATTGTGCGCTGTTGTTCGCACCACAATGGGGAGCAATCATATTTGCTCACAAGTTAGTTAAGGAACTGACTAGCTTCGGTAGAAGTGGACATCTTAATTCGCCATACACCTCTCCGATCTTGCCAGCTCGTCACCGATAGTAGGTACGAATATGCGTGTTCATTA encodes the following:
- a CDS encoding flagellar brake protein, with amino-acid sequence MIQTSRHEEHEQISKALLACPINCPVDVQVLAGSHVYRLKSRLIGIDNPHVLLLRLGTDQSWKDANHRLEPGQPVVIRMVNESGQCQLLAFRTQLGMACKVPRRWLTVQFPERIESANMREQKRIHVQFGCYIEWGDHKEKLSLGTIIDLSTKGCRIETKVDRPIPESSNIRIRFKDEYSHLTLPGAVRNSSVDASGQIVHGVQLTELSSTERSHLSELMLANY